Genomic DNA from Sporosarcina sp. ANT_H38:
TCATCCACATTTCGAGACTTTATTATTCCTTATGCAAAGAAAAAGACGTCCTGAAATTAGGACGTCTAGAAATATAGAAGGTTCTTCTATCAGATTTCCATGATTTCATTTTCTTTGTCTTTTGCAATTTCATCGATTCTTACGATTTGCGAATCTGTCAGCTTTTGGATTTCATCACCAGAACGGTGTAGTTCATCCTCAGTGATTTCGCTAGTTTTTTCAAGTTTTTTGAAATCTTCATTCGCATCCCGGCGCACATTGCGAATCGCAATTTTTGCATCTTCTGCTTCTTTTTTCACAAGTTTAACAAGTTCTTTACGACGATCTTCTGTCAATGCCGGAACAGCAAGGCGAATGACGCTACCATCATTAGAAGGTGTAATCCCAATATCCGATTTCATGATTGCTTTTTCAATATCAGCAAGTATTGTTTTGTCATATGGTTGAATGACAAGGAGACGTGCTTCTGGTACTGAAACTCCAGCCATTTGTGATATTGGCGTAGGTGCACCATAATACTCTATAGTCAATTTGTCGAGCATTGAAGCACTTGCACGT
This window encodes:
- the frr gene encoding ribosome recycling factor — translated: MANEVMNQAKDRMEKAIGGYTRELASIRAGRASASMLDKLTIEYYGAPTPISQMAGVSVPEARLLVIQPYDKTILADIEKAIMKSDIGITPSNDGSVIRLAVPALTEDRRKELVKLVKKEAEDAKIAIRNVRRDANEDFKKLEKTSEITEDELHRSGDEIQKLTDSQIVRIDEIAKDKENEIMEI